Proteins encoded within one genomic window of Cellulomonas flavigena DSM 20109:
- a CDS encoding response regulator transcription factor: MPGRPHRLLVVEDDRELNDTLTEVLTDEGYVVDQARDGQRGLHLGLTRPYDVLVVDRRLPAVDGLDMLVRLRSRAVSARALVLTALGTVADRVAGLDAGADDYLAKPFELDELSARIRALCRRVDEADTHLTLGDDCMLDLVTREVVQSDGSRVELSAREHALLRALAENPRAVHTRRELRRTVFADTEAASIVDTYVYYLRRKLGREAVATVHGTGYRLGSL, from the coding sequence ATGCCTGGACGACCGCACCGGCTCCTCGTGGTCGAGGACGACCGTGAGCTCAACGACACGCTCACCGAGGTCCTCACCGACGAGGGATACGTCGTCGACCAGGCCCGCGACGGCCAGCGCGGCCTCCACCTGGGCCTGACCCGTCCGTACGACGTGCTCGTGGTCGACCGGCGCCTGCCCGCCGTCGACGGGCTCGACATGCTCGTGCGGCTGCGCTCGCGCGCCGTCAGTGCCCGTGCACTGGTGCTCACGGCCCTCGGCACCGTCGCCGACCGTGTCGCCGGTCTCGACGCCGGGGCCGACGACTACCTCGCCAAGCCGTTCGAGCTCGACGAGCTCAGCGCGCGCATCCGGGCCCTGTGCCGCCGCGTCGACGAGGCTGACACGCACCTCACGCTCGGGGACGACTGCATGCTCGACCTCGTCACACGCGAGGTCGTGCAGTCCGACGGGTCGCGCGTCGAGCTGTCGGCGCGCGAGCACGCCCTCCTGCGCGCGCTCGCCGAGAACCCGCGCGCCGTGCACACACGGCGTGAGCTGCGCCGCACCGTCTTCGCCGACACCGAGGCCGCGTCGATCGTCGACACGTACGTGTACTACCTGCGGCGCAAGCTCGGGCGCGAGGCGGTCGCGACCGTGCACGGCACCGGGTACCGGCTGGGCTCGCTGTGA
- a CDS encoding cation:proton antiporter translates to MSPVELAPRFFLAVVVILLVCRGVSWLLGRVGQPPVVGEMVAGVLLGPSLLGLVLPSWQESLFPSDLRPVLFVVGQIGLVLLMFHAGYAFTARSDGLAGTAAVVSLAGVTGPLVLGVGLVLVAAGHVPLAPPGVPVGVVAAFVGVALAITAFPMLARIITERGQAGTRHGAIALASGAVDDVVAWVLLAVVLAVASGSAGPALVTVVGALVFVALIRFVARPGVARLMASARADDHSRLLGTVAILFAAAWFTDEIGLYAVFGAFALGLAVPRVPAADRVVGSLTPVTGVLVPMFFTYSGLNTQFGLFTDPAVLVFAAAAVLLAIAGKFGACWVAARRRGEPQGVALRVASLMNARGLMQLIALNIGLEAGLVGPSLFTVLVLVALVTTVMTSPLLSWVERRHPLPDRADDDAARIPSEPVRATS, encoded by the coding sequence ATGAGTCCTGTCGAGCTCGCACCGCGCTTCTTCCTCGCGGTCGTCGTCATCCTGCTGGTCTGCCGTGGCGTGTCGTGGCTGCTGGGACGCGTCGGGCAGCCCCCGGTCGTCGGCGAGATGGTCGCCGGCGTGCTCCTGGGGCCCTCGCTGCTCGGGCTCGTCCTGCCGTCCTGGCAGGAGTCGCTGTTCCCGTCCGATCTGCGGCCCGTCCTGTTCGTCGTCGGGCAGATCGGCCTGGTGCTGCTGATGTTCCACGCCGGGTACGCGTTCACGGCGCGGTCGGACGGCCTGGCGGGCACCGCTGCGGTCGTGTCGCTCGCGGGTGTCACGGGGCCGCTCGTCCTGGGCGTGGGGCTCGTGCTCGTCGCCGCCGGCCACGTGCCCCTCGCACCGCCGGGCGTGCCCGTCGGCGTCGTCGCCGCCTTCGTGGGCGTCGCGCTGGCCATCACCGCGTTCCCCATGCTCGCGCGGATCATCACGGAGCGCGGCCAGGCCGGCACCCGGCACGGCGCGATCGCGCTCGCGAGCGGCGCCGTCGACGACGTCGTCGCGTGGGTGCTGCTCGCGGTCGTGCTGGCGGTGGCGTCCGGCAGCGCGGGCCCGGCGCTCGTGACGGTGGTCGGGGCACTGGTGTTCGTCGCGCTGATCCGGTTCGTGGCGCGCCCCGGGGTGGCGCGGCTCATGGCCTCGGCGCGCGCCGACGACCACAGCCGCCTGCTCGGCACGGTCGCGATCCTCTTCGCCGCCGCGTGGTTCACCGACGAGATCGGGCTGTACGCCGTGTTCGGCGCGTTCGCGCTCGGGCTCGCGGTACCGCGCGTGCCGGCCGCCGACCGGGTCGTCGGCTCGCTCACCCCCGTCACGGGGGTGCTGGTGCCGATGTTCTTCACGTACTCGGGCCTGAACACGCAGTTCGGGCTCTTCACCGACCCGGCCGTGCTGGTGTTCGCCGCCGCGGCGGTGCTGCTCGCGATCGCGGGGAAGTTCGGCGCGTGCTGGGTCGCCGCGCGGCGCCGGGGCGAGCCGCAGGGTGTCGCGCTGCGCGTCGCCTCCCTGATGAACGCCCGCGGGCTCATGCAGCTCATCGCCCTCAACATCGGGCTCGAGGCCGGTCTGGTCGGGCCGTCCCTGTTCACCGTCCTCGTCCTCGTCGCGCTCGTCACCACCGTCATGACGAGCCCGCTGCTGTCCTGGGTCGAGCGCCGGCACCCGCTGCCGGACCGCGCCGACGACGACGCCGCCCGGATCCCGTCCGAACCGGTTCGAGCGACATCGTGA